The Chryseobacterium nakagawai genome has a segment encoding these proteins:
- a CDS encoding SulP family inorganic anion transporter, whose amino-acid sequence MKKTSLLGGIKENFPSGLVVFLVALPLCLGIALASGAPPLSGIISGIVGGLVVGFLSNSNISVSGPAAGLTAIVLTAITDLGAFELFLCAGIIAGLIQLVLGFVRAGSISNYFPNNVIEGMLAAIGIIIILKQIPHALGFDKDYEGNQSLFSNGLNFNYFTELFGAIHLGAIIVTIVSVAILIGWDKFPALRRMKMLPGALVAVVAGILLNELFKLSGSTLAIGTEHLVSLPVPKSLDDFKNLITMPDFGGFTNPKVWIVGATIAIVASIETLLCIEASDRLDKQRRITDTNLELKAQGIGNLISSFIGGLPMTSVVVRSSANANAGATSKSSAMIHGVLLLVCVLSIPFILNLIPLATLAAVLILVGYKLAKPATFKHFWHLGKFQFVPFVATVVAVVATDLLKGVGIGLAISVFYILQGNMKRAYYLSREKLDDADGIKIKLAEEVSFLNKAAIKKTLKNIKSNSTVIIDARETSYIATDVLEMIQDFANIRAKEEDINVELLGFKTSYKDYEKSEDSHILITHKRAM is encoded by the coding sequence ATGAAAAAAACATCATTATTAGGAGGAATCAAGGAGAATTTCCCTTCCGGACTCGTTGTATTCTTAGTAGCACTACCATTGTGCTTAGGGATCGCTTTAGCATCTGGAGCACCACCATTATCAGGGATTATTTCCGGAATTGTAGGTGGTCTTGTTGTAGGATTTCTTAGTAATTCAAATATATCAGTTTCAGGACCTGCTGCAGGTCTTACGGCTATAGTACTTACAGCAATTACTGATCTTGGAGCATTTGAACTTTTCTTATGTGCCGGGATTATTGCTGGTCTGATTCAATTGGTCTTAGGCTTTGTAAGGGCTGGTAGTATTTCCAATTATTTTCCAAATAATGTTATTGAAGGAATGCTTGCAGCCATCGGGATCATTATTATTTTAAAACAAATTCCTCACGCATTGGGATTTGATAAAGATTACGAAGGAAACCAATCACTATTCAGTAACGGTCTGAATTTTAACTATTTTACAGAACTCTTCGGGGCAATTCACCTTGGAGCCATTATTGTAACGATTGTATCTGTTGCGATACTTATTGGCTGGGATAAATTTCCGGCTCTTAGAAGAATGAAAATGCTTCCAGGAGCATTAGTGGCTGTAGTTGCCGGAATATTGTTAAACGAACTGTTCAAACTATCAGGAAGTACATTAGCTATTGGTACGGAACATTTAGTATCATTACCTGTTCCGAAATCATTAGATGACTTTAAGAACTTAATTACCATGCCGGATTTTGGAGGTTTTACCAATCCTAAAGTATGGATTGTAGGAGCAACTATTGCCATTGTAGCTTCTATTGAAACATTACTTTGTATTGAAGCTTCTGACAGATTAGACAAGCAAAGAAGAATTACAGATACCAACCTTGAGCTTAAAGCACAAGGAATAGGAAACCTGATAAGTTCATTTATTGGTGGACTTCCTATGACCTCTGTAGTAGTGAGAAGTTCTGCCAATGCCAACGCAGGGGCTACTTCTAAATCATCTGCGATGATTCATGGTGTACTTTTGTTAGTGTGTGTATTGAGCATTCCATTCATCCTTAACCTTATCCCACTAGCAACTCTTGCTGCCGTGCTGATTCTTGTAGGATATAAGTTGGCGAAGCCTGCTACTTTTAAACATTTCTGGCATCTTGGAAAGTTCCAGTTTGTACCATTTGTAGCTACAGTGGTAGCGGTGGTAGCCACTGATCTTCTAAAAGGTGTTGGTATTGGTCTTGCGATCTCTGTATTCTACATCCTTCAGGGAAATATGAAAAGAGCTTATTACTTAAGCAGAGAAAAACTGGATGATGCAGATGGAATCAAGATTAAACTGGCTGAAGAAGTATCTTTCTTAAATAAAGCAGCCATTAAAAAAACATTAAAAAACATAAAATCTAACTCTACGGTAATCATTGATGCAAGAGAGACTTCATATATTGCGACAGATGTACTGGAAATGATCCAGGATTTTGCCAATATCCGTGCCAAAGAAGAAGACATCAATGTAGAACTTCTAGGCTTTAAAACATCATACAAAGATTATGAAAAAAGTGAGGATTCTCACATCCTGATTACCCACAAAAGAGCAATGTAA
- a CDS encoding carbonic anhydrase — translation MSQSYEVIFENNKKWVESKVAEDPHFFQELAKTQHPDYLYIGCSDSRATAEELMGAKPGEVFVHRNIANVVNTLDMSSTAVIQYAVEHLKVKHIIVCGHYNCGGVKAAMTPQDLGLLNPWLRNIRDVYRLHQAELDSIEDEDKRYDRLVELNVQEQCINVIKMACVQERYILEEYPIVHGWVFDLRTGKIIDLEIDFEKILKDIQKIYNLTGSDWVMSRKTK, via the coding sequence ATGTCACAATCGTACGAAGTTATTTTTGAGAACAATAAGAAATGGGTAGAATCTAAGGTTGCAGAAGATCCACACTTCTTTCAGGAATTGGCAAAAACTCAACACCCTGATTATCTTTATATAGGATGTTCAGACAGTAGAGCAACAGCGGAAGAATTGATGGGTGCAAAACCAGGAGAGGTTTTTGTTCACAGAAATATTGCGAATGTTGTAAATACTTTAGATATGAGTTCCACAGCGGTTATTCAATATGCTGTAGAACATCTTAAAGTAAAACATATTATCGTATGTGGACATTATAACTGTGGCGGTGTAAAAGCAGCGATGACTCCTCAGGATTTAGGATTATTGAATCCTTGGTTGAGAAACATTCGTGATGTTTACAGATTGCACCAAGCAGAACTTGATTCTATCGAAGACGAAGATAAGCGTTATGACAGATTGGTTGAACTGAATGTTCAGGAACAATGTATCAACGTAATAAAAATGGCCTGCGTACAGGAAAGATATATTTTAGAAGAATATCCTATTGTACACGGCTGGGTATTTGACCTTAGAACAGGTAAAATTATTGATCTTGAGATTGATTTTGAGAAAATCTTAAAAGACATCCAAAAGATCTACAATCTTACCGGTTCGGATTGGGTAATGAGCAGAAAGACTAAATAG
- a CDS encoding AraC family transcriptional regulator yields the protein MADFDLGILYWAGIFIAFFSSFLILGKQKKKTQDFLLAIWFLIIGVHLVFFVVLRSGGYLKYPYLIGFELSFPFMHGPMLYLYILSVTGSNPGKKAWLLNWIPILMIYIVLLPFLLLSPHDRMRVYQNKGKGYEVLSDVIKFLMNFSGVLYVTLSLLAIKNYKQKISDQYSNTEKINLNWSYYLITGIAMIWIAVIIRNDILIFSMVVLFILIAAYFGISRVGILDLPVNAEKADENEVVKYQKNSPGDEVIQAVYEKLIERMTHEKLYKDPELNLNHVAQLLDVHPNILSQTINSVENKNFYDYINRHRVEEFKRIASLPENQKYTILSLAFESGFNSKTSFNRNFKKYMNCSPREFLKSQNLMVEP from the coding sequence ATGGCGGATTTTGATCTGGGAATATTGTATTGGGCAGGGATTTTTATTGCCTTTTTTTCATCTTTTCTGATACTGGGAAAACAGAAAAAGAAAACACAGGATTTTCTTTTGGCAATATGGTTTTTAATTATCGGAGTTCATCTCGTTTTTTTTGTGGTATTACGTTCGGGGGGCTACTTAAAATATCCTTATCTCATTGGTTTTGAATTGTCTTTTCCCTTTATGCATGGTCCAATGCTTTATCTGTATATTTTATCTGTAACGGGTAGTAATCCAGGTAAAAAGGCCTGGTTGCTGAATTGGATTCCTATTTTAATGATTTATATTGTTTTGCTCCCATTTTTACTGCTGTCACCGCATGATAGAATGAGGGTTTACCAGAATAAAGGGAAAGGGTATGAAGTATTGAGCGATGTGATCAAATTTTTAATGAATTTTTCGGGAGTATTGTATGTAACTCTGAGTCTTCTTGCTATTAAAAATTACAAACAAAAAATTTCAGATCAATATTCTAATACAGAAAAAATTAATTTGAATTGGTCATACTACCTGATTACAGGAATTGCAATGATATGGATTGCTGTTATCATAAGAAATGATATTCTTATTTTTTCAATGGTTGTTTTGTTTATTTTGATTGCTGCCTATTTTGGGATCAGCCGTGTTGGTATCTTAGACTTGCCCGTTAATGCTGAAAAAGCAGATGAAAATGAAGTTGTAAAGTATCAAAAAAACTCTCCTGGAGATGAGGTTATACAGGCTGTTTATGAAAAACTGATAGAGCGGATGACTCATGAAAAGCTGTATAAAGATCCGGAACTTAATTTAAATCATGTTGCTCAATTGCTGGATGTTCATCCCAATATATTATCTCAGACCATTAACTCTGTAGAAAATAAGAATTTTTATGATTATATCAACCGTCATCGGGTTGAGGAGTTTAAAAGAATAGCAAGCCTTCCTGAAAATCAAAAATACACGATTCTATCATTGGCCTTTGAAAGTGGATTCAATTCAAAGACCTCATTTAACCGGAATTTTAAAAAATATATGAATTGCTCTCCCAGAGAATTTTTAAAAAGTCAAAATCTTATGGTAGAACCATAA
- a CDS encoding DUF2306 domain-containing protein yields MRKLLFIIICILALLIGAYPLIYFFVAHENTFLGSKSWEVLQNQIWKFAFFAHIIFGGISLFIGWRQFGSKFRNKHPQLHRIIGKSYVISVLISSVSAIYMGLYANGGMISSAGFIFLGIVWLITTLTGLIQIRKGNMIKHQQLMIYSYACTFAAVTLRLWYPLLSNITKDPVNSYIAVAWLCWLPNLMVAYIINKKNLEAN; encoded by the coding sequence ATGAGGAAACTCTTATTTATTATCATCTGTATTTTAGCATTGCTGATAGGTGCCTATCCTTTAATTTATTTTTTTGTTGCCCATGAAAATACTTTTCTGGGTTCTAAATCTTGGGAGGTTCTTCAAAATCAAATCTGGAAATTTGCCTTTTTTGCTCATATTATTTTTGGTGGAATTTCTCTCTTTATTGGTTGGCGTCAGTTTGGCAGTAAATTTCGAAATAAGCATCCGCAGCTTCATAGAATAATTGGAAAATCTTATGTTATTTCTGTATTGATAAGTTCTGTTTCTGCTATTTATATGGGATTATATGCGAATGGTGGAATGATTTCATCTGCAGGGTTTATCTTCCTGGGAATAGTATGGTTGATTACTACATTGACCGGGCTTATTCAGATTAGAAAAGGCAATATGATAAAGCATCAGCAATTGATGATTTACAGCTATGCATGCACTTTTGCTGCAGTAACATTGAGACTTTGGTATCCTCTATTAAGCAATATCACGAAGGATCCTGTCAACTCCTATATTGCCGTAGCATGGTTATGCTGGCTTCCCAATTTGATGGTAGCTTACATTATTAATAAAAAGAATCTTGAAGCTAATTAA
- a CDS encoding serine acetyltransferase, giving the protein MPEYTAIQKDFYRESGKWLSTFEIWKKCINPNLHYLYVLRKAQKHQKKPVSGMFWRFVLRHYQIKYGFQIYPETQIGEGLYLGHWGALVINPKARIGKNCNIAQGVTIGQQNRGKNEGYPVIGNEVWIGPNAVIVGGVNIGNNVLIAPNAYVNFDVPGDSMVMGNPGKIYPTENATNGYINNKIS; this is encoded by the coding sequence ATGCCAGAATATACAGCAATACAGAAAGATTTTTACAGGGAAAGCGGAAAATGGCTTTCTACATTTGAGATTTGGAAAAAGTGCATTAATCCTAATCTTCACTATCTCTATGTCCTTAGAAAAGCCCAAAAACACCAGAAAAAACCGGTTTCCGGTATGTTTTGGAGATTTGTTTTAAGGCATTATCAGATAAAATATGGTTTCCAGATTTATCCCGAAACACAAATCGGAGAAGGTTTATATCTCGGACACTGGGGAGCGCTTGTCATCAATCCTAAAGCAAGAATTGGGAAAAACTGTAATATTGCCCAAGGAGTAACTATTGGGCAACAAAACAGAGGTAAAAATGAAGGCTATCCTGTTATCGGGAATGAAGTCTGGATAGGCCCAAATGCTGTGATCGTAGGAGGAGTAAACATAGGAAATAATGTTTTAATTGCTCCTAACGCTTACGTGAATTTTGATGTTCCCGGTGATTCTATGGTCATGGGAAATCCCGGCAAGATCTATCCTACAGAAAATGCCACCAATGGATATATCAATAATAAGATCTCTTAA
- a CDS encoding glycosyltransferase, which yields MSEKKKILIRIGSLRHGGAEKVLINFLKNLPKDKYEVDLLINLYTGMYIKEVPSWVNLHYLLKGEMITTNRPHEIPVKAFRVLYQKMFLMFPSLLYKFILKNKKYDVEIAAIHGMYKEVLSSPQKDSKKIVWIQNDIFNLKEYTPDVIRQFFKFDRILVISNKLKEEMQKLAHNNTEKQAVVKIFNPIDSQDTLHKAEVKITDYPFSKDLPTFVTIGTVYPQKGYDRLLDVHKKLMDEGLKHQIIIIGDGFDFENIQAKLNQLGLQETVKMLGFRSNPYSYLKQSDFYIMSSRHEGFPTIIAEALILNKPVVSTNVSGIKDLLQDGKLGLITPNSEEGIYEGMKQFLTNSELSGNYEKEIAHTELPFVLEKSVAHLQEIIDHV from the coding sequence ATGTCTGAAAAAAAGAAAATTCTTATTAGAATCGGTTCCCTTCGCCATGGTGGTGCAGAAAAAGTTCTGATCAACTTTCTTAAAAACCTCCCCAAAGACAAATATGAAGTTGATCTTTTAATTAACCTTTATACGGGGATGTACATCAAAGAAGTTCCGTCATGGGTAAACTTACATTATCTGTTGAAAGGCGAAATGATTACGACCAATAGACCTCATGAAATTCCAGTAAAGGCATTTAGGGTACTTTATCAGAAAATGTTTTTGATGTTTCCTTCTCTTCTTTATAAATTTATACTAAAAAATAAAAAATATGATGTAGAAATAGCTGCGATCCATGGAATGTATAAAGAAGTCTTATCCAGTCCGCAAAAGGATTCTAAAAAGATCGTGTGGATTCAGAATGATATCTTTAATCTCAAAGAATATACTCCTGATGTGATCAGACAGTTTTTCAAGTTTGACAGAATCCTGGTCATTTCCAATAAACTGAAAGAGGAAATGCAAAAACTGGCTCATAATAATACAGAGAAACAAGCTGTTGTGAAGATCTTTAATCCCATTGATTCCCAGGATACCCTTCATAAAGCTGAAGTTAAAATTACAGATTATCCTTTTTCCAAAGACCTTCCAACGTTTGTAACCATTGGGACAGTATACCCTCAAAAAGGCTACGACAGACTTTTGGATGTCCATAAAAAATTAATGGATGAAGGATTGAAACATCAGATCATCATAATTGGTGATGGATTTGATTTTGAAAATATCCAAGCAAAGCTTAACCAACTGGGACTTCAGGAGACTGTAAAAATGTTAGGGTTCAGAAGTAATCCTTATTCGTATCTTAAACAATCGGATTTCTATATAATGTCATCCCGCCATGAAGGATTTCCTACCATTATTGCGGAAGCTCTTATCCTCAACAAACCTGTAGTATCTACAAATGTTTCAGGAATAAAAGACCTACTTCAAGATGGAAAATTAGGTCTCATTACTCCCAACTCAGAGGAAGGAATTTATGAAGGTATGAAACAATTCTTAACCAACAGCGAACTTTCCGGAAACTATGAAAAGGAAATAGCTCATACAGAACTTCCGTTTGTGCTTGAAAAATCAGTAGCACATCTTCAGGAAATCATTGATCATGTATAA
- a CDS encoding acyltransferase, producing the protein MIFIYRIILKIHTTYQYLIKRIYLKICIAKGLKVGKNVRFVEVPELGTEPFLIEIGDETTLSNNVRFINHDGGYNALHFFEKYKDVRAFGRIKIGKQCFIGADTIIMLGSEIGDNCVLGAGSILTSSMPNGTVYAGVPAKFICTIEEYGDKALKNNVMYPRELELDRPKLEAYVKKHLPHTYKPIKK; encoded by the coding sequence ATGATATTCATATATCGTATCATATTAAAAATTCATACCACTTATCAATATCTTATCAAGAGAATCTATCTCAAAATTTGTATTGCTAAAGGATTAAAGGTAGGAAAAAATGTTCGTTTTGTAGAAGTTCCCGAATTAGGTACAGAACCTTTTTTAATTGAAATAGGTGACGAAACAACACTTTCTAATAATGTTAGATTCATTAATCATGACGGGGGCTATAATGCTTTACATTTTTTCGAAAAATATAAAGATGTAAGAGCTTTCGGCCGTATAAAAATTGGAAAACAATGCTTTATTGGGGCAGATACCATCATCATGCTCGGCTCAGAAATAGGTGACAACTGTGTACTGGGAGCCGGTTCCATTTTAACGTCCTCTATGCCGAACGGAACAGTGTATGCCGGAGTTCCTGCAAAATTTATTTGTACTATTGAAGAGTATGGCGATAAAGCATTAAAAAACAATGTTATGTATCCACGAGAGCTTGAATTAGATAGGCCTAAACTGGAAGCTTACGTAAAAAAACACCTCCCTCATACTTATAAACCTATAAAAAAATAA
- a CDS encoding ketoacyl-ACP synthase III has translation MIRISKIEYYLPELILTNMDLEKEFPEWSSERIREKVGIVQRHISSEKETVLDLAIQSSEKVFENYDRSKIDFILFCTQSPDYFLPTTACILQDKLGLRKNIGAVDFNLGCSGFVYGLAFAKGLITAGIASSILLITSETYTKHIHPKDKGNRCLFGDASASVIVEKDADAGDYKFCLGTDGSGAENLMVKKGGFRTNFLVNPHHEFGPENLYMNGPEIFNFTIEKIPGLIKETMDANALIMDDIDYFVFHQANSFMLNYLRRKTKIPTEKFYIDMGKTGNTVSATIPIALKDMQDKGLLKKGNKILIAGFGVGYSWAATIMDF, from the coding sequence ATGATAAGAATTTCTAAAATAGAATATTATTTACCTGAGTTGATTCTTACTAATATGGATTTGGAAAAAGAATTTCCGGAATGGAGTTCTGAAAGAATCCGGGAAAAAGTAGGGATCGTACAACGTCATATTTCTTCAGAAAAAGAGACCGTGCTGGATCTGGCTATACAGTCGTCAGAAAAGGTTTTTGAGAATTATGACAGGAGCAAAATAGACTTTATTCTTTTCTGTACCCAAAGTCCGGATTATTTTCTTCCGACTACTGCTTGTATTTTACAGGATAAATTGGGATTGAGGAAAAATATTGGAGCTGTAGATTTCAATTTGGGATGTTCCGGATTTGTTTATGGTTTGGCTTTTGCTAAAGGATTAATTACCGCTGGAATTGCCAGCAGTATTTTGTTGATCACTTCGGAAACCTATACCAAACATATTCATCCGAAAGATAAAGGAAACCGTTGTTTATTTGGGGATGCATCAGCCTCAGTAATTGTTGAAAAAGATGCCGATGCTGGGGATTATAAATTCTGTCTGGGAACTGATGGCAGCGGGGCGGAAAATCTAATGGTGAAGAAGGGAGGCTTCAGGACAAATTTTCTAGTAAATCCCCATCATGAATTTGGTCCTGAGAATCTTTATATGAACGGACCTGAAATTTTTAATTTTACCATAGAAAAGATTCCGGGGTTGATTAAAGAAACCATGGATGCTAATGCGCTCATTATGGATGATATTGATTATTTTGTTTTTCATCAGGCCAATTCTTTTATGCTGAATTATTTGAGACGGAAAACAAAAATTCCCACAGAAAAATTCTACATTGACATGGGAAAAACAGGAAATACAGTCTCCGCAACCATTCCAATAGCCCTGAAAGATATGCAGGATAAAGGTCTGTTGAAAAAAGGAAATAAGATTTTAATTGCCGGCTTTGGAGTAGGATATTCCTGGGCTGCTACCATTATGGATTTTTAA
- a CDS encoding phosphopantetheine-binding protein, whose amino-acid sequence MKTSIFLEKLQEELEENQVLSKETKLKDLENYDSISLLSVIAFVDENFDQQLDPDQFKNMETVSDLMNIIGLENFEAE is encoded by the coding sequence ATGAAAACTTCCATCTTTTTAGAAAAATTACAAGAGGAACTAGAAGAAAATCAAGTATTGAGCAAAGAAACTAAGCTAAAAGATTTGGAGAATTACGATTCTATTAGCTTGCTTTCTGTAATTGCTTTTGTAGATGAAAATTTTGATCAACAGCTTGATCCGGATCAATTTAAAAATATGGAAACGGTTTCCGATCTGATGAATATTATTGGGTTAGAAAACTTTGAAGCGGAGTGA
- a CDS encoding glycosyltransferase — MSENKKIQVLFRHRSMEMGGVEKVVLSMLNNLNRDKFELTICLNMNQGELRNEIPSHVKKVYLTEGKESFSKNPFIHKLQLVRRRLKLMRILKNPRISDRILGNKKFDIEISPSYATFSSVNNSSNKHSKKIGWFHSEINLPALQPAVPEIIDNFQKFDHMIYCSKRIKEMMHLYYPDLKYPSESVVINAIPIEEVKKKAEEKLKDFPQGPVFVSVGRLHHRKGYHKLIDAHKRLIDEGFHHSILILGNGEEMENLKAQINTHNVQNTFILCGNKMNPYPYIKNADYFILPSESEAWPLVIAEALILQKPIIATDTGDVGIMIKDRETGYLINYETNEMYEAMKKFLSDPELISRIRKNLLTIEDQFDNQKIFNAVEQILENLYQQKQSE; from the coding sequence ATGTCAGAAAATAAGAAAATACAGGTCCTTTTCAGACACCGCTCGATGGAAATGGGAGGGGTGGAAAAAGTGGTATTGAGCATGCTCAACAATCTAAACCGTGACAAATTTGAATTAACCATATGCCTAAACATGAATCAAGGAGAGCTTCGAAATGAAATCCCTAGCCATGTAAAAAAGGTTTACCTCACCGAAGGCAAAGAAAGTTTTTCTAAAAATCCTTTTATTCACAAGCTCCAGCTTGTTCGCAGAAGATTAAAACTGATGCGAATATTAAAAAATCCCAGAATATCTGACCGTATCTTAGGAAATAAAAAGTTTGATATAGAAATTTCACCTTCTTATGCTACATTCTCATCCGTCAATAATTCAAGCAATAAACACTCAAAAAAAATTGGCTGGTTTCATTCTGAAATTAATTTACCTGCCTTACAACCAGCAGTTCCGGAAATCATAGATAACTTTCAAAAGTTTGATCATATGATTTACTGTTCGAAAAGAATCAAAGAAATGATGCATCTTTATTATCCGGACTTAAAATATCCTTCAGAAAGTGTAGTCATCAATGCTATTCCTATCGAAGAAGTTAAAAAAAAGGCAGAAGAAAAATTAAAGGACTTCCCTCAAGGACCAGTGTTTGTCTCTGTAGGCAGACTACATCATAGGAAAGGTTATCACAAACTTATTGATGCTCATAAAAGACTGATAGACGAAGGTTTCCATCATAGTATCTTAATACTTGGGAACGGAGAAGAAATGGAAAACCTAAAAGCACAGATCAACACCCATAATGTTCAGAACACATTTATTTTATGTGGCAATAAAATGAATCCCTATCCTTACATTAAAAATGCTGATTACTTTATTCTTCCATCCGAATCAGAAGCGTGGCCACTTGTAATTGCTGAAGCACTCATTCTTCAAAAACCGATTATTGCTACAGATACGGGTGATGTAGGAATTATGATTAAAGATCGAGAAACAGGATATCTGATCAATTATGAAACCAACGAAATGTATGAAGCCATGAAAAAATTCCTTTCTGATCCGGAGTTGATCTCCAGAATCAGAAAGAATCTTCTTACTATCGAAGATCAGTTTGACAATCAAAAAATCTTCAATGCCGTTGAACAGATTCTTGAAAATCTTTATCAACAAAAACAAAGCGAGTGA
- a CDS encoding glycosyltransferase family 2 protein has product MKFSVLIAHYNNASLFRDCYDSLLKQTYFNWEVVIVDDASSEGEKEQVKTLIAGDERFKFFENEKNSGVGVTKSRLIELATGEICGFVDPDDAILPTAIEKAIQIFKDKKNVVLTYSRFMGCDKDLKPIAPFKSAMQVRNGDPYFFNYPNQINHFVTFRKGVYEHTEKMNPGLRIAEDQDLYLKMYEKGNVYFIDDTNYLYRAHAGGISQNNNKDKSYDYFAQVVLETMKRRNLTSINGKKIPKNYTCYQEIFALLEYQHGIWYRIKKNIIITLQKLFR; this is encoded by the coding sequence ATGAAGTTTTCCGTACTTATCGCTCACTATAATAATGCTTCATTGTTCAGGGATTGTTACGATTCTCTGCTAAAACAGACCTACTTTAATTGGGAGGTTGTTATTGTAGATGACGCTTCTTCAGAAGGTGAAAAAGAGCAGGTAAAGACCCTCATTGCAGGAGATGAAAGATTTAAGTTTTTTGAAAATGAAAAGAATAGTGGTGTAGGCGTTACAAAAAGCAGGCTGATAGAATTGGCAACCGGAGAAATTTGTGGTTTTGTAGACCCGGATGATGCCATACTTCCCACAGCGATTGAAAAGGCAATTCAAATTTTTAAAGATAAAAAGAATGTGGTACTTACCTATTCCCGCTTTATGGGTTGTGATAAGGACCTGAAACCTATTGCACCATTTAAATCTGCAATGCAGGTAAGGAACGGTGATCCCTATTTTTTCAATTATCCCAACCAGATCAATCATTTTGTAACGTTCAGAAAGGGTGTTTATGAACACACAGAAAAAATGAATCCGGGGTTAAGAATTGCAGAGGATCAGGATCTGTATTTAAAGATGTATGAAAAAGGAAATGTTTATTTTATAGATGACACCAATTATCTTTACAGGGCTCATGCAGGAGGCATTTCCCAGAATAACAATAAAGATAAATCTTATGATTACTTTGCACAGGTTGTTTTAGAGACCATGAAAAGAAGAAATCTTACAAGCATCAATGGAAAAAAGATCCCGAAAAACTATACCTGTTATCAGGAGATCTTTGCTCTTTTGGAATATCAGCATGGAATTTGGTACAGGATTAAAAAAAATATAATTATTACTTTACAAAAACTTTTCAGATAA
- a CDS encoding class I SAM-dependent methyltransferase, protein MSEIRRVFKTFIGYLKRPDLYPELGRKIIKNTVNRGNAFKGKEKTNSWAAGRAISQKEAVLKLFGSEIDAFRIDYHEVLANASQKEKECPVKMGGPGALELIYYACEFTNAQHVVETGVAYGWSSLASLLSLVKRNGTLYSSDMPYLAQDGDQYVGYVVPKTFRGNWKLFRFADRESLPKIFAEKTTFDVLHYDSDKSYNGRMWAYDELYQHLKKGGVFISDDIGDNSSYQDFCEKNNIDTTVVEYEGKYIGVFIK, encoded by the coding sequence GTGAGTGAAATAAGGAGAGTTTTCAAAACATTTATCGGGTATCTGAAAAGACCGGATCTTTATCCGGAATTGGGGCGGAAAATTATTAAAAATACGGTCAACAGAGGGAATGCTTTTAAGGGAAAAGAAAAGACCAATTCCTGGGCAGCCGGAAGAGCAATATCACAGAAAGAAGCTGTTTTAAAGCTTTTTGGGTCCGAGATAGATGCTTTTCGCATTGATTACCATGAAGTTTTAGCAAATGCCAGTCAAAAAGAAAAAGAATGTCCTGTGAAAATGGGAGGTCCCGGAGCTTTGGAACTGATTTACTATGCCTGTGAGTTTACCAACGCTCAACATGTTGTGGAAACGGGAGTAGCTTATGGATGGTCTTCATTGGCGTCATTATTATCTCTTGTAAAAAGAAACGGAACGCTGTACAGTTCAGATATGCCTTATCTTGCGCAGGATGGAGATCAGTATGTAGGATATGTGGTTCCTAAAACCTTTAGAGGAAATTGGAAATTATTCCGTTTTGCAGACAGGGAATCTTTGCCGAAGATTTTTGCTGAAAAAACAACGTTCGATGTTCTTCACTATGATTCAGATAAAAGTTATAACGGAAGAATGTGGGCTTACGACGAACTTTACCAGCATTTGAAAAAAGGAGGTGTTTTCATCAGTGATGATATTGGCGATAATTCTTCCTATCAAGATTTCTGTGAAAAAAATAATATAGACACTACAGTTGTAGAGTACGAAGGAAAATACATTGGTGTTTTTATTAAATAA